GTTACTCGTTTCTGTTCAAAATCTATTTTGTAGGTCTTGCTTGGCTGCTGCGTGATTTGAATGGTGTCATCGGGCGCTAAAATGGATCCGGTAGGAAGCATGGTTACACCACCTTTCCAAGTATCACATAGCTATGCCCGCCTTGGACGCGAAGCAAAGCTATCCTATCTCCCACAGATAATTCCTTGGCCTGATCCAGCACAATGAAAAAATCCTCTGTGAGAGCAAAACGCTGATCGACGTTTACCTCAAGAGGACTCGTTTTGTTTATTTCTCCAAATAGAATAGCAACGGGATTCGACGTATCGACAGCACCAAGAGCAGCCTGCTTAATAATGTTCAGCATTATATCACCTTCAAATCTAACGTCATCGTATGGTCTTCTCCCTCAAATTTGTGCGTGCACTCATCAATTAGGAAATATTGTTTGATCTCCAATTCCTTGATGACAATGGGAATAAAACACCCTGCACGGATTCGCAAGTCTCCAATCGCATCAATCCGGATTTTTCTTTGCTCCCGGTTGTGCAACTCAATGAGGTTATTCATGATTTCCTGTGCTTGAGCGCTGTTTAGTTTCTCATCGATCTTTCGAAAGAGTTGGAGCCTTCCCCACTTGGCTATATTGGCACTGTCTTGAGCTATATAGACATCTCTGCGTTTCGTTTCTTTGTTGTCCTGAACCACTTTCACCCGGTTGTATGTCTCGCCATCAATGGACCTTTCATAGTCGTAATCCGTCATGAAGCTTTTATCCCCTATTACGGCATCTACCCTCATGTCATTAATATTTCTGAGTGTCAATTTACCGAAATCATCGTAAAAAACATAGTTTCGGTGCGTAGCGATGAGTGTTGTATCTAAAGCTTTGCAAATGATGTCCATAAGCTTTTTGTCGTCTTCAGCCATGGGTGGGAGGACATAACCGGTATTATCTAAGTAACCAACAGAAAGCTGCAAATCCCCCGCAATACGCCGGATCACATCGGTAGCTGTCATACCCTTAAATACATAGGTGTCATTTGAATTTAAGTAACGCGTTTGATCATAACAAGTGAGTGTAACCTGTTCATCTGCTCCGCTGCTAATTTTAAAAATGTAACCGTAGAATAGGTTTACACCGTTCATGCGGAACCGGATGACATCCCCATTTTCAAAACCAAAAATAGCATTCTGATACAACCCCTTTTTGATACAAGATATATTTAATTCAGCCGGCTTTCCGATCCGGGATGTCTTATAAGTGATCTCCGTTACGAGTTCAGAGATTTCCCAGATGATCCCGCGCTTCTTGCTGTTCATCAGGATTTCTTTAACGCTTTTTTTCATGACCTCACCTTAACCTTATGACGGATCCAACTTTCAATTTCTTGACTTGTTCATCCGTCATGTTGTTCATGTTTTGAAGTTCCTTCAGTGTGGTGCCATGCTTCTGGGCGATGCGGAAGAGGGTTTCGCCGGGTAAAACCTTATGTGTCGTTTTGGATTCTCGCTCATCCGGCCGCCCCGTGTCCACCTGTACCCCGTTACTGGTAATAATAGCCCGGTTAGCCTCGTAGAAAAGGTATTCCTTCAGACTCAGTGAATATTCAATATCTCCCGGAGATCCTGCTACTTCCTTGTAGGTGAACTCTTCAATGGACATGGCCAAATTGATATCTATTGTATCTCCGACATAGATAAACCGGATAGGGTGGATTTTGGTGAGCCATTTTTCTAAGTAGCCCACATAGTGGGAGGGTTCCAGGAGTACCGCGTCCTTTTCGACAAAGGGATAATTCATGGCCGGAAAAATGCTCTCGAACTTGATGTCACGAAGCCTTAACTCTTTGATCACATTGATTTCTCCTAACCCTACCGCACTGTAGGTCTTCCCGTTATTTCCCCCACTGATTTCAATATTCTCAGGATTTACGGGGAGCTTGAATCCTTCCTCCTGGTTGTTATAACTGAGCCAGATCCCCGTTCTCATCCATACACCCCCTGAGCGCTTGCAACGATGTCACTTTGAAGTTTATCTGTGAGCCGATCAATGATCTCATCAAGCGTATAGCCTTCTCGGATATCTCCTGTCTTGACATTAACTGTCGGAGTTAGCGTAACGAAATTCTGGATACTTTTCATCTCTGCCAGCTCCCGCATGACTTTCAGATCCTCACTTGAGATATCTACTTGATCTTCGATCTTTCCGACTTTGTCCACTTTCTTAAGTGACTTCGGCATTTTCACCTTTGGCTGTTTAGGTGCCTTGGGCATTTTCGGCTTCTTCTTTTTATCATCATCGGAAATAGGAGCCATTTTCCCTGCCTTCGCATCCCATTTGTTGAGGATATCATCTGGATCATATCCGGGCATTTTGAAGCCATCTTTGAGTTTATTGGTAAAATCAAAACCTTTTCCATAACCCGTATCAAACGAATCTTTTAGGTTCCACTGTTCCATTTTATATTTTGAAAAATCCACAACATCTTTATCACTTGTGGGCTTCGGAATGCTATCTATAACACCCTGCACCCTATCTGAAAGGGCATGGGGGTTCTCGGTATCAAGAAGCCCTACTGACTTAAATTTGGTGCCCAAAACCATATTGAGCCCTTGCGCAAACAAGTTAAAGGCTCTAAGTGCTATATTGATAGCCTCAAAGATCACCTTTGTAAATACCCCGGCAAAATCTTCTGCACTTCGAATCATATTGACCATGTATTTGCCAAAGTCTACCGCCATATTGTAAAAATAGTTCTTCACTGCGTATACAGGATCAATAAAGACATTCACCAAAAACTCAGCGAACGATACGACCCTATTCCACATTAAGGCAAAACCGTTATGAAAAAAGGCAAAAAAGGAGCCGAATAATCCAGCAACAAAACCTAGTATTTCCTGCGCCGTAACCCCGAAAAGAATAAGAACCGCAATGATTACCCCTATAGCTAAGGCAATGCCGAATAATATTGGGTTAGTGAACAGAAATTTAAGCATAACCCCCAACACAACTTGCCCTAACTGTAGTAAAGAAGCAATGAGCGCCGGAACATATTGCAAAGCTAAAATAGCAAAAAAAGCTAGGATGGCCGAAGCATAGGGAGCGATCACATCAAACAGCCAAATGACATTATTGCCTATCCAGCCTATCGCAACCGCAATTCCATACAGCAAAGAGCCAAGGATGACAAAAAAGGTTTGAATCCCCTGACTCTGTATGATTTGATTAAATAAATTAATCAGCGGCATGAACGCTTGAACCGCCCATCTCCCGGCATCGGCAAACATGTTTTTTAAATTGTTTAAGAGCATTTTCCATTTATATGCCGGTCCATCCAGCATGCGGTTAAAGGCATCTTTCCCCATGCTTTCAAGTTCTAAAAGCTTTTGAAAGGATTGGATAAATCCGTCTATGTCGCCTTTTTTGGCTTTTTCAACTAGTCCCGTGCTTCTGATTTTTGCTTTCCCAATATTAAACCGTTCAGAAAGAGATACAATATCCCCCGATAAGGCTTCCTTTACAGAGAAAACCGCCCCAGCAAGCCCATTTCCGGCAGTATCAAAGGCGTTGAGCTGTTTGGCGATCATGTTTAATTCTTGAATCTGGCCACTGTTCTTTGTAGTAGAAAAGAAAGAGAGTGCGCCGGTTAACGCCTCCTTGACATCCACCCCAGCTTTAATCGCATTGCCTTTGAACTTTTCAAACATCGCTTTCCCGACTTCAGAATCCCCTGTTCTAGCCTTGAACATATCCTCCATCTTCTGCTGTTCCATGGCCCCGCCGATCGTGGCATTCCACACTTTTTTCGCAGCTTCAAGGCCTACATATGCCGCAGCAATGGATTTGATGCTTTTGGTGAGATTATGGGCTTTATTCGTGCCGTCCTGAAGCTGATGGTTGAATTTGGACTGCGCTGCCGTATTTCTACTGATCACCCCGCTGACATCTAAGGAAGCCTTCATGTTATGAGTACGATTGGCGGCGGCCTGCAATTTTTGTAATGCGGAGTCAGCGGATTTCGCACCTCGAGCAAAGTTTTGAAATGGGTTAGAAAAGGCATCAAAGATTTTGAGTGATGCTGCTACAGTTGCCATACTTCACCCCCCTAAGTAGAGAAAGGCACTCTATAAGAGCGCCTTACCCACTGTTATTCTTTCATTTTGTCTCGCAATTTCTTCTCTTCTTTCACGCGCATATCAATCATCTTGTAGATGGCGGCTTTTTCGAAGCGCGACATTTTGACTAACTCATGTGGCAAAATATGAAGTTCATGGAGGGCGTAGTAAGCATAATTCGTCTCACCATCGCCCTCTTCCATTAGTTTTTTATTTCTTCTTTTAGATCTTCGATGTCTTTATCAAAGCCGTTGATCTCCTGTACTTTTTCAATCAGATTCGCATACTCCCCAGGAAGCAGCATCCTGCGTAAGAGGTTTTCGGCCCCCAATGTTCCATAGGACTGCTGCAGTTCCACATTCTTTAAATCTGGGAAAACAACACTAGCTACCGCCAGTTTCGCCAAGTAAAGCTCATTATTGGTTTCTGTCGTATACATGCCATTTTTGGATTTTACTTTTCTTGTTGCAGACTTGCGGATCTCTTCATTCTCGGCTTCCGTCATGCTGCGGATTTCCCACGGTACAGGTTTTCCGTCCTTATCTTTAAACCGATCGGATACCACGACCTTCTCCGTAATGGCTTCGCCAGCCTCTTGGGCAAAAAATGCTTGTAATCCTCCACTCATTGTTTTTCAGTCTCCTTTTTTTAAAATTAGTATAGGGTTGGTTTTTTGAACGAATCGATAATATCTACATCGTCGAAGGTGAAGCTGACTTCTTCGTCTAAAGCATCACCCTCTATATCCAGTTTAGCTATGATCACTTCGTCTAAGTTGACGTTCTTTAAAATGACGGTTTGGGCTCCTATTTCAGATGCCGGGTCCTCATTGGTGATCATGATATCAAAGTAGGTATCTTTTCCCGTTTTGATATAATCCAGCATAAGCTGGCGGAATGTTGTGGTGACATAATAAAGGGTCATTTTCCCCTCGCCTGACCATCCATTCGCTTTGTGCTGGTCGCCACGTTTTCCCAGTGTACGAATTTCCTTTTTATTTTTTTGGCGGTCACCTCAATGCTTTTTACGTAAAACATTTCTTCTGCTCTTCCCTTGATGGTTGCATAGGCTCGCCCTTCCTGTCCGGAAATGGCATCTGCTGCTTTCATCCAAGACATATCATTTCACCTCTACTTGCATATAGATTTTTTCGATGGCATCCACCGGCTGGATATACACGTCCACCGTCACACTGTCTGATTCCTTGCCGGGTTCTACGGTTACGTCTTTTTGGGCATCGAAGTTCTGCACTGCGTTCATACCTTGATACAACTCCAGCAGCCGAATGAGTTCTTGTTTAAATAGGTTTCTGCCATCCGCGTTGTTATCTACTTTGCCAATATACTGGGTTTCATATATTCGTTTGCTGTCATTAGCAATGCCATCCAGCGTACGAATGACCCGGTTCTTGGAAAAGTGTTTACGCTTTTTCTCTGTGTAGGAGACAAAACTATTAATGTCCTGCTCTACGATCACGCGATTATTGTTATAAACGAAGACAAATTCTCCGGCTGTTAGCGCCTCTTCAATCTGCTTATTTGTCAAACGTGGATTTGCATCCACCGCACCCTCATAAGACTGGTAGGTGAGGGATTCGTTCGCCCCTGCCGAAGCTGTGGCGGCTGCCGTCCACACCGTAGCTTGAGCCGAATCCAGTTTTATTCCATCCTCCAAAACGACACCGTTTTTAACGGTGATAACACCCTCGTAATCGGCTCTGTAGTTGGCAACTACTACTTGTACCTTTCTGCCTTCCTCTTCCCTCCAGCGCTTTATCTGAGCGAGAACAAGAGGGTTTAACTTATGGCTCTCCTGCCCTTCATAAGGGATGGAGATCGCATTGAATTCGTGGGCATCGATTGCCGTCAAGAAGTCTACATAATCTTGGTAGGAGGCATTTCCGTCTGCACCACCCGTCAGGGGGACTCCTGCTGTTTCTGTTAAGGCGGCATCGGGCGTTTTTGCTTCGAAATGAACCCAATCATTCGAAACCAAGTCCCCAGCAGTAGAAGCCACTTGCCTGTGTACT
This Paenibacillus larvae subsp. larvae DNA region includes the following protein-coding sequences:
- a CDS encoding phage tail assembly chaperone, with product MSGGLQAFFAQEAGEAITEKVVVSDRFKDKDGKPVPWEIRSMTEAENEEIRKSATRKVKSKNGMYTTETNNELYLAKLAVASVVFPDLKNVELQQSYGTLGAENLLRRMLLPGEYANLIEKVQEINGFDKDIEDLKEEIKN
- a CDS encoding DUF2577 domain-containing protein; amino-acid sequence: MLNIIKQAALGAVDTSNPVAILFGEINKTSPLEVNVDQRFALTEDFFIVLDQAKELSVGDRIALLRVQGGHSYVILGKVV
- a CDS encoding XkdQ/YqbQ family protein, translated to MKKSVKEILMNSKKRGIIWEISELVTEITYKTSRIGKPAELNISCIKKGLYQNAIFGFENGDVIRFRMNGVNLFYGYIFKISSGADEQVTLTCYDQTRYLNSNDTYVFKGMTATDVIRRIAGDLQLSVGYLDNTGYVLPPMAEDDKKLMDIICKALDTTLIATHRNYVFYDDFGKLTLRNINDMRVDAVIGDKSFMTDYDYERSIDGETYNRVKVVQDNKETKRRDVYIAQDSANIAKWGRLQLFRKIDEKLNSAQAQEIMNNLIELHNREQRKIRIDAIGDLRIRAGCFIPIVIKELEIKQYFLIDECTHKFEGEDHTMTLDLKVI
- a CDS encoding phage tail tube protein, with the protein product MRTLGKRGDQHKANGWSGEGKMTLYYVTTTFRQLMLDYIKTGKDTYFDIMITNEDPASEIGAQTVILKNVNLDEVIIAKLDIEGDALDEEVSFTFDDVDIIDSFKKPTLY
- a CDS encoding phage tail sheath family protein, with the protein product MAGGTWENQNKVRPGVYINTASERKSMTAVGERGTVAIPLTLGWGQAKEVLTIHVGDDVKELLGYDITAPEMLLLREAFKRAKTVKLYRLANGVKAQGNIGDITLEAKYSGIRGNDIKVSIEANIDDPTKFKVRTFVANEEVHRQVASTAGDLVSNDWVHFEAKTPDAALTETAGVPLTGGADGNASYQDYVDFLTAIDAHEFNAISIPYEGQESHKLNPLVLAQIKRWREEEGRKVQVVVANYRADYEGVITVKNGVVLEDGIKLDSAQATVWTAAATASAGANESLTYQSYEGAVDANPRLTNKQIEEALTAGEFVFVYNNNRVIVEQDINSFVSYTEKKRKHFSKNRVIRTLDGIANDSKRIYETQYIGKVDNNADGRNLFKQELIRLLELYQGMNAVQNFDAQKDVTVEPGKESDSVTVDVYIQPVDAIEKIYMQVEVK
- a CDS encoding LysM peptidoglycan-binding domain-containing protein, with translation MRTGIWLSYNNQEEGFKLPVNPENIEISGGNNGKTYSAVGLGEINVIKELRLRDIKFESIFPAMNYPFVEKDAVLLEPSHYVGYLEKWLTKIHPIRFIYVGDTIDINLAMSIEEFTYKEVAGSPGDIEYSLSLKEYLFYEANRAIITSNGVQVDTGRPDERESKTTHKVLPGETLFRIAQKHGTTLKELQNMNNMTDEQVKKLKVGSVIRLR